From the genome of Polypterus senegalus isolate Bchr_013 chromosome 8, ASM1683550v1, whole genome shotgun sequence:
CAGAATTTCTGACAGGACATTTATAGACTTTGATTTTATGACTGGACGCTTTTCCCCTTAATTTTTGTGGCCTTCATGTTAAGCTTGTTCTTTTACAAGTTAGTTTCACAGCATTGGTTGCCCCATTTTTTGAGCTGGATTTTGTCTGATCTTTTCCTACTGGAGCAGGTAATTCCTGATCCTGTTACTTCACTAATGCTGCCTTTAATATCTGCATATTTGGCCTGGATTACGTACTTCTGCCTTAATCTATTCCAGAAATGCAGGTTTGGCTAAATCCAGGTTTTCTGGAATGGACTGATTTCAAACTATCGTGTATAAgtggggtcttgaaacccgaaaaatgatcataaaatcagaccccgacttatatgcccattcagaagtgcaacacttaatttttatttcatcgTTTTGCTTCCTCCAGTCTCACGCATCAAAtctctcagatgcatcgaattttgttgcagcagcgcagttaccaatttctttcaccacttcaacgacttttaatttaaaaccaccttcttattttcttctgatcgaatgctccatcgtaaataagggatgctcttacggtaaacgtgtatgagggtgtgaaatacaaaaaacacaaatcagtgcaaacgtttctttggaatagtttgggtgttACCATggggtcacgtaggcacaatacataggggATAAAAAAGtccatgtgctccgtggttactctgtcaagtgggcgttagcatatcataattccTTGTACCAATCgcttgagttttccacattcgacttatttgaccgacattataaaataccagaaattatacgataacaTGAAGTCCCGACTTATATGCGGGAGAACtgaaacgtgagtatatacagtaatcctacTTTCTGAAACACAGAGCTTTAGTCGCGCCACTATTTCCAGTGATGGAATATGGTGCACGTTAATGGCCTGGCCTGTCAGTGCTGCATGGAGTCACGTATGTTATGCCAAAGGCTTAAATTGTGGCCACTGTGGGACACGCATGTTATTCAGTGATCATGTTCGTATCAGACTGGCGGTATGATTGGTCCACCATACTTGTGTCAACAATGTGTCAAGTATACAGCTGAGTATGTGGCAATGCATATCCTGTGAGGTCAGGCACCCTGCTGCCTCTATGCAGTTATCAGAGGATCTTGAAGACCAGTTTTGGTGCTGCTGTCCCCCAAACCCCTGGGCTGTGTTTCATGGCGTGTACCAGCACTGAAAGGAAACGGTCCACCAGCCAATGTTGAGAACCTAATTAGAATAGAGGGGAGTGGTAAGGGTTTAGCATTGTGCTCGCATAGTTTCAATGCATGTGTTCATCTCAATCTGAGAAGGGAGGGATTGATTAACCTTTTCATAAACACATGAAAACTGAGTGCAGGAATGTCTTTAAGGAAGGGGATTAATAGTAACATCTTAGTATTTAAGGGACCTTACAATGGTGAAGGAGAAGGGGATAGATAATAAAGAACAGGAGATGGGCACATTtgcttcaatttttcttttgtagccAGAGAGCTCCTCATATTTAAGAAACGGGAAGGTGAATATCTAGTGTTGAAACTTTATGATCAGAGATAGTAAGGATGCATTAAGATAGTGTGATGCAAgtgatttgaaattaaaaaatatagttaaatgtagAGAAAGGTTTATCATgttgaagaagatgaagagaatTCTTTCACAGATTTGTTGAAGAGTTTAAATCAGTCAACCAGAGGTAGATCAGAAACAAATTTCACAAGAGTGGAAGAGGCAGGAGGAACATGTTGATTGATCCTAGAAGGAGCTTTATCTAAAAGCGGGGTAATAAAGAAATTCAAATCAATGTGAATACTAAGTTGAAAGACGGCAAATACTAAAATGTtttaaccaataaaaaaaaaagtcttttaagtTGTGTCAATATAAAAGGAGAGTTTTCTGCCACCCAGTAAAGCCAGAGCATAGAAGAACCTTCCCTCATCACCACCAGAGTCAAGAACTTGTGCTGTAATGATTGCTGAATTAAAGTTACGACACCATTCTACAGGTAGGCGTGAGACAGCAACAAGATCTCATTTGGGGGGCAGCATGCTCTGCATTTATAGAAATGAGATGTGTTTCTTGTAAAAGTATTATGTCTGCATTATTATGTTATATAAGTTCATTATTACATTCAATCTTTTCTGAGGTGTAGACGATGACCTCACATTCCACAAGAAAAGCTGTtctggcagaaaaaaaaaggaagaaaagtgcagaaaacaaggaagagaaaaGGTTTAGTGTGAGCACCTGTAATAGCAGAGGAGTGCAGAACAGATCAGATCAGCAACCACGTCCAAATATCCCACCTGCTGAAGCCCAGTATAAACACAGTAACCAGTTCACGATAACTTTGGGCCTGAGGCAGACCCAGGGAAAGTGCAGGACAAACAAATTCACATCACCATAAAGCTACCGTACCACCCCTGCTGAGAAAGCAGAAAGAAactccaaaatatatatatattttcttaatatAAAACAGCTTAAACATAAGAAATAACACTGCAGGGTATTTTGCAAATTGAACTTATCTGTGATAAAGTTATTGAATAAATAGTCAGATCAGCCAAGTGCAAAGCTATCACTTGCCTCCAAAGTCCTCTTGTGATCAGTGAAGTGACGGTACGAGGCTACATGTGTTAGATGAACTCCCCCCGGGTATATCCATGTCATGTCATTCAAGCCAGCCCTTAAAACGGTCAAAGGATTAAGAAAGTTTGCTTTACTCTGCCTACAGGGTGTTGAAGTTGGCACTTAAATCCGAAAACTCTTATAAAGAACATTCTCAATGGCATTTTggggtacagtgatcccttgctatatcgcgcttcgactttcgtggcttcattccattgcggattttaaatgtaagcatatctaaatatatatcacggatttttcgctggttcgcggatttctgcggacaatggatcttttaatttatggtacatgcttcctcagtttgtttgcccagttgatttcatacaagggacgctattggcggatggcttagaagctacccaatcagaacacgtattacatattaactaaaactcctcaatgatataagatatgctttccgcgcggtgctcgattttttgcttttctcgttctctctcactctgtctgacattctctgtgcctgacggatggggtgtgagcagaggggctgtttgcacagaggctgtttgtttagaagatacggacgctactctataaatgctgaaagactaccttcacattgctcccttctttgcggctgctttatcgcggtgctcatacttaaaagcccaacagcacgtattgattttttgattgtttgcttttctctctctatctctctgacattctctgctcctgatggcactcctttgaagagaagatatgtttgcattcttttaattgtgagaaagaactgtcatctctgtcctgtCATGGAGCacaacttttgactaaagggtgttatttcatgtctagagggctctaataatgttaacagtgtgggagagtttataagggcttaaaatatataaaaataactacccaaacatatggtttcttctTCTcgtattttcacctatcgctgggggttctggaacgcaactcccgcgattgaggagggattactgtatgccaTTTTGTTCTTCCACAAAATTTTGGAGCTCATTTATTATCAAAGACAGCTTGTCGGAATCAATGATCAGGGTGCTGTCATGCCTGGTCTTGAGGGTTTCCTTTGCTGGACTCGGAGTCACTAAATTGGGGGAAGTTCTTAAACTCAAGGGAGGGTATCATTATGGGCAGGTATTACATAATTTCTTCAGTTAGTTAATAAAGGTACaggaacaaaacaacaaaaaatggtaGAGCCTGGGTGAGCAACAGAGAGTAGTTATTGTGCGACCGTTCCACAGTGAGCCTCTCATGTGTCACATAGCTAACCAGCCGTAGTGTCACTTGCCATTTTCTTTCCAGAAGGGAGACAATTGACTGTGCTAATCCTGGGTTTTCTCatcctctgatttttttttctccctgaccCCTGCAGCTCATATTGTCCTGTACACTCATACATCACTTGGTTCATCCCTCTGCTTTTCTTTGGTGATTTAAATAAGCTGTTGTGATATACATTTTGGAGTCGAGTCGCTTTTGCCTAATTGTGGAAATATGTCAGGGCACATTGTGATTATCAAAAGCGCATTTCACATGTTGGCCTGGtgttctgttttataaatgaaactcTCTTCAGTGTTGGAATAACTGAAGATTTTCACTTTTTACCTccattaattaaataaagcaataactttaaaaaacattttaagaggaTGATGACAAGACTATGATGCAGATCTGTAATGTAGTTCACAAAATGTGACCAACACTCTTCTCAGTTGGACGTATGACACATGATTGTTGTATTTTACTGTTGCAACATCTTACCTACAGTCAGTGTGCTCATATGGTGAATAGTTGTAATAGATAAGGAAAAATGATCATGCTAGGGGTCTTtccaaataaaaattaacttaaGATTGATTATGCTTAAAAAAGATTGATCATCATTTCTATAagaatttaatgttttaatttaatgtgaAACATAggtaaatataatgaaattaaccttttttttctgttttgcttttaaacTTCATACAGGATATAAACCTcacagctgttctgaatgtggcaaactatTTTGTCACAAGAACTCTCTTCTGAGGCACAAAACaattcatacaggagagaagccgcactgctgtttggaatgtggcaaacaattccgtGAGAGTAGTAAACTTCAGTGtcacaaaaaaattcacactggagatAAGCCACactgctgtttggaatgtggcaaacgattcagTGAGAGTAGTAAACTTCAGtgtcacaaaagaattcacactggagagaagccatactgctgtttggaatgtgggaaaTGTTTTCGTTACAGTGGTCATCTTCGGTGCCACAAACGAATTCACACGGGAGAAAAGCAATTTAGCTGTTTAGAATGTGGCCGGAAATTCTATGACGAGAAGAGTCTTCAGAGTCACaaaagagttcacactggagagaagccatattgttgttctgaatgtgggaaatgGTTTCGTTACAGTAGTCAACTTAACTGCCACAAAAAAATTCATACAGGAGAGAAAAGCTATTCAGCTGTTTAGAATGTGGCCAGCAATTCTATAACAAGAGAAGTCTTCAAAGTCACaaaagagttcacactggagagaagcattattaataacattaattaaaaaattaacaggACTAGGAAAGTCCACTGGTCGAGTGACGATAAAGAGGAGATCATGTCCTGCTACTTTTATGCAACAAACCCTGAATTTCCAACAAAGGGATATGCAAGGAGGAATCGCATAAAACTACAATCCAGAAATAAAATCGCAAGTTCCTAGTTGAGTAATATAACAGATGCAAATTTAAGATCTGTAATTggaataattaaagaaagaaggcAAATAACTGAGGAGAAATTAGACTATCTCCAAATAAGAACAAAGAAGAGGTCATACATGAAAAAACTCAAATCCAGCAGGTATGAGAACAGAAAGGGAGAAGACCTGGGATAATGAGAAGAGGAGGGATCTTGTATGTTGTCAAAATTTATGCCAGCTTGAAAACATCAGCAggaaaattaagcaaaaaagtgGAAATGGACATACAGTGGATCCTCAGGTCActaccataatttgttccaaaactctggtcgtgacccgaagtaatttcctccataggactgtatgtaaatacaattaatccattctaggctgtatgaactgtatgtaaatattttttttaagcacaaaaatagttaattataccatagaaatgcacagtgtaatagtaaactaaatgtaaaaaacattgaataacactgagaaaaccttgaacagtgaaaagtaacattgcaagaattcacgctacacccttatgaaccgctcgctgtaaacacttttttaatgagatttaagaacagggaaaaaaatgaacatttgaaaaatccgtaatttaataaacaaccaagaaaagtaacattgcaacaattcatgctacgaactgaaaaatgaacatttgaaaaatccgtactaaccataagctaaccttgcatgagtcatgttctggcatgaaggaagtgaggaggaactggtgGTGAGAAGagtacagttttgaggtaaagtctgtgaagatgcaggttcgctgcatgctctTATCTCACTTccaggagcccttaaacccgtcaccgtcagtcttgttaccgatgagcacgacagtgaggcactacaatggagcaatcggatggtgcaaaaagtgccaagtgcttgttattaaaatcaaaaacaatgtccaaattaaataaagtgcagtgctttcagaatccttcaataaataactaaTCCCATAATAACAGAAGtggagtggaggttaaaatccaatagaaaaatgtcttcattaaatacgaggttaaaacaatgctcgaaacagtctctttaaaaacaagcccggtgcattctttaactgccttacgCAGCCAGCCGTCGTCCTTCTGGTCACTCCAactccttgatcgctcagctggagcgaccacttccTTCTGCATCACCGAGTGTCGGCCTAAACACCCCTGGTTGGGCTCActgcccagctgcctgcctgcgagcacgCGCTTGCTCACACAggttctttccacactgcttcctgcttacttcctcaatccgcaacctccgtctttcttttattttagccGCCTCGCACTGTAGCaatcaaccaccacgccccctcgctaagctgcaagcgtggcgatttatttaaaactggcctcttgatgtGAGCTGTGGACACGCTATACCACAAAATCCCTCTGCGCGAAgcacgtctgaccaagaacaatgtactgtacagggagtgactgaacacgtgcgtaaatcaccggtGCGTACAAACCAGTAGGGAAACAGAATAgaacacaaagagttcacagcgaatgtacagggagaaactgaacacgtgcggaaatcataggCACGTATGAATcggaaaggaaactggcttgttcgtcacccgagtatgtggtcgtgaacagatgcaaaattttggcaaactttttggttgtaacctgatttgtatgtggtccgagacgttcgtgacccgaggttccactgtatgtgaaaACAAATTTACACGTAAACACTCAAATatgaataaacacacacaaaaaatacttAACACCCAAAAGTGTAATGTTCTAAAAGGTAATCAATTCTCACGTAGTGAGATTCAGTCAGTAAAGAAAGCAGTCCTGGAAGAGCTAAAAATGGAAGTGATCGAAGTTCAAGAAGCCAAAACAGACAATGAAAGTCATCATCCAAAAATGTATTCCCAGAAATCACAAGTAATCCCAACCCCAATGATAAAGGGAGCACAgacaataaaggaaaaaaacaaaagttgcagAGACTCAAATTAAGTGGAAACAAGCTAATAAAAACGACCAAGAAAGAGCAAAGGTGACACCATCATTAGAGGACAAAGAAATTCCAGAAATTAAAGAGGAGCTCCTGGACATAATTGTCTCAGACAAGTACACAGAAATCTGCGAAAGAGAGAGGTTACCAATGATAGCACTAAATTGAACTGTGCAAACTACAATCCGCAAGGTAAATAAGGCCATTTTGGAATTAAAGCAGAACCAAAAACACAAACTGGACTTAACTACAGTAAACAAGATCAAGTCGTCGTCTTCTTATTtgggctgctcccattagggattgccacagaggatcattttcttctatatcttcctgtcctctgcatcttgttctgttacacccatcacctgcatgtcctctcttaccacatccataaacgttcacttaggccttcctcttttcctcttccctggcagctctatccttagcatccttctcccaatatactcagcatctctactctgcacatgtccaaaccaacgcagtctcgcctctctgactcgtctcccaaacgtccaacctgagttgacccactaatgtactcatttctaatcctatccatcctcgtcacacccattgcaaatattagcatctttaactctgccacctccagctgtttctccagctttctggtcagtgccactgtctccaaccaatataacatagctagtcccactactgtcctgtagaccttccctttcactcttgctgatacccgcctgtcacaaatccctcctgacactcttctccacccattccactgtgcctgcactctttttcacctctctctcacaatccccattactcagtactgttgatcccaagtatttaaactcatctttCTTCACCAGccctactccctgcatcctcaccattccactgacctctctctcatttacacacatattctttctttttcctactgaccttcattcctctcctctctagagcatatctccacttctccagggtctcctccaacctgctccctactatcgctacagatcacaatgtcatcagcaaacctcatagtccacggggactcctgtctaatctcttctgtcaacctgtccatcaccattgcaaataagaaaaggctccctgatgtaatcccacctccagcttgaatgcatccgtcactcctacagcagacctcaccactgtcacactttcctcgtacatatcctatacaactcttatgtacttctctgccgcttttgacttcttcatacaataccacagctcctcttgaggcaccctgtcatatgctttctccaggtccacaaagacgcaatgcaactctttctggccttctctaaacttctccatcaacatcctcagagcaaacattacatctgtggtgctctttcttggcatgaaaccatactgctgctcactactcgtcacctcacttcttaaccgagcttccactactcttttccataacttcatgctgtggctcatcagttttatctccttttagttactacagtcctgcacatcccccttattcttaaatattggcaccagtacacttctccactcctcaggcatcctctcactttccaagatgccattaaacaatcttgttaaaaactccactgtcatctctcctaaacacctccatgcttctacaggtatgtcatctggaccaacggccttttcatttttcatcctcttcatagttgtccttacttccttccTTGCTAATCTATTGcaattcctgattcactatctctgcATAATCCAAcaccttctctctctcgttctcttcattcgtcAGCCTCTCAaggtactctttccatcttctcagcACCTtatcctcacttgtgagtacgtttccatctttatcctttatcacctgtGATGAATGTCCGGCAAGACTTTCCGGCCCTCATCCCctggctgccaggaggagctctcccatcAGCAaggacgtgccccgagttccagcagggcctcatggactttgtaggttttatacacagccctgctggataccttgggaacCACAGGGAGTCGATGTAGGGGGGCTCGTAAagtcttatgtgccctataacctggtcACGTGAACAGGAGATGACGTACTGCCAGGTTGAAGAGAGTgacttttaccctgacccggaagtgataaggacttgtggactgtggggcaggaccacctccaggtcagggggtATCAAAGGAcgctgggaaagcccagacactgagctgagctgggaggaagggtagctaagtgtctgggagaggaggattgtgttaTTATAGTGTTTGTGAATAATGTAGAGtgaaaggtgcttggtgcactgtgttataagaaaataaaagagttttggacttttatctggtgtttagAGTGGTagccgagggttcaagaggtggatcagaacctctactgtgacactggcgtagccggcaggattctctggccgtccgtTGGCAGAGAACCTGTTCTCAAAACAAGGATTATGTACGCAGACACCCCTAAGAAGGTCCAGCCTGAACACACAGAGGTAGACATGCTACCCTCTGCGAAGAACGCTGTGACATCGGGCCTTAGTCAGTTTCAGACCACGATGGGGAAGAAAGCAGGAAAAAAGACTGGGTCTATCCAGAAGACTTCGGTCCAAACTGGTGCTGAGATGGTGTGGACTTACCTGACAGGGGTGAGGAAGACCGGGTGCAGTTTAAAGCCGAGCAAACCCGAGCAGGGTGGCAACCAGAATGCGGTAGGATTGTGACTCCAGAGGACTATTATAATGAACTAAGACTGGATCGCCTACGTTCCGAGGTATGTGCCGAAAAAACATCCGAAGCACCGGgggcatttttttcatattttgcagaGGCCTGTCTACAAACACTccccaaactggtttaagacacatctcccaaatcctgtcgtaaaattacaaagagacttagtcgtaaagggggggtggggggcaaacatgaatgcctctcaccaaagtaacactaaattacattgctttgcctaaattttaaataaagacacacaaaacattttatcaaattatatgcaaaatcttataTCACAACACTGACCAAGTGTTGTTACCTTACTAATTGCTAGCTTCATTTCTGGTTCTGTTCCTGCTGCCTTGAAATGTCGCTGTGGTGCAGCcacttattaaaaaatcaaatctgaACCCTCTGATGTGTCAAATTTCAAGGCAATTTCCAAGTATTTGTCCTTACTCCATTACAAACATTTCTGGTTGACAATAgtattctggaaaaattccaatCCAGATACAGATCTTGCTACTGCACTGAAACAGCCTTGTTAAAGGTTTACAATTAACCTCCTCCTGACTAGTGACACTGGAGACTCTGCCATTCTTGTACTGCTAGCGCTTACTGTACCTCAGCTTTTGATGCTTTGGATCTTATGATTCTTATATCCCACCTTAACAATAATACATgtaatttatatagcgcctttcccatgctcaactGGCACTTCACAATATGTAAGAATCCAAGGTAAGGCCCTCAgatggtttaaatcttatctaagCAACACAAGTTTTTCTATTCACTTGGGTGAGTTCTCGTCCTCTTTAGCTCCTCTTACTTGTGGGGTTCTGCAGGGTTCCATCCTTGGACCAGCTCTCATTTTGATCTACATGTTAACCTTTAggctccattgttaacaagtatggcttgtcctttcactgctatgctgaagATGCTCAAATCTATTTGCCAGTAAAATCGAACGAGAGCAAGACAATACAGACTCTCCATGTGTGCTTGAATAATATTAAAATCTGGATGGCAATGAATGTTCTTAACTAAATTGATAATAAAACTGAGATTGTGGTGTTCAAAAGTTCAGAGGGTTTGAGTGTCTCTAATGTTGCTCTTTGACCCCTTGCCATACTCTACttatcataaagcttcagttaggAACCCAGGCGTGATCTCTGATGACTCATTCAATCTCGACAAAAAGATACATTCTGAGGTTAAATGCAGCTTTTGAAACATAAAACAGTAGATTTAATTCAATCTTAGCATAGTTTACAATAAAGGAATAACACACTATAAtaaagaaacttgtaaataaggCACAGCACACATATCAAAACACAATAGACAACtaattataaagaaatatatttgtacaaaaataaaatatctaaatgcaaaatataaagtgttacctcactgggtcacatggtttgggcctgcacaaaatgaacatcattctggaccaaaatctttaaatgcctttcagacagccctggtgtcacaatccctcctaatccactaacagctgtgcttggtgggctcacagaggggcttaaagtggagaaggacaaacatacttcactattggcacgtagacttatcttactccgctggaagaatcctaactcgccacttctaagtcagtgggtaactgttgttatgtactatttgaaattctcacttggaggatctgtgcagaactgtttttaaaacctggcaggatgtaatcaataacattttagaaaaagcatGTAATTGAGGAAGCagtttctctcccctctttttttattcatttatttatttacatatttttattgttattaaagttttactctgctggcctagctctctttctcatgggtgtgtgtgtgtgtttgattaattttaaa
Proteins encoded in this window:
- the LOC120533459 gene encoding oocyte zinc finger protein XlCOF19-like → MDLNKEIRKAYTNSIEIRTINVKEEDCEWMSVYPKQECLGIKDEEGEMGSMSIKEETEGKSVSMEAHKSKSVKSVKEEELHYGCQDELITKLVSSQSRHCSSVNVKSESLLSDTKGINENTTVGAQEDQSPHTNQSGERYKPHSCSECGKLFCHKNSLLRHKTIHTGEKPHCCLECGKQFRESSKLQCHKKIHTGDKPHCCLECGKRFSESSKLQCHKRIHTGEKPYCCLECGKCFRYSGHLRCHKRIHTGEKQFSCLECGRKFYDEKSLQSHKRVHTGEKPYCCSECGKWFRYSSQLNCHKKIHTGEKSYSAV